Part of the Henckelia pumila isolate YLH828 chromosome 2, ASM3356847v2, whole genome shotgun sequence genome is shown below.
ATATCTCTTCTTGTCAAATAATACTGTTTCTTTATACTATATCATAGGGAAACGATGTTGGAACACAGTATAGATCGGGGATATACTTCTACAATGAGAGACAAGCCAAATCAGCTCAAGAATCATTAGAAGCTAAGCAGATTGAGTTTGGGATAAATAAGATTGTCACAGAAATTCTACCAGCAAAGACGTTTTACAGGGCTGAAGAGTATCACCAGCAATACTTGGAGAAGGGTGGCAGATCAGGTTCTAAGCAGTCAGCTGCTAAAGGTTGCAATGATCCGATTCGATGCTATGGTTGATTGCATACACAGGCAAGAATTTCCATTACCAGTGATGGGTTTTACGCACTGTTTTCTTGTAGGAGAATGGTTAAAGGTATATGTCtggtttgaattttatttctaaaatcTTGGATTTGCGAAGAAAATGCAATAATGTCTGATCATGAAATATTGTATCTAAAGCGAATCAACTCTTTATTTCATCATTCTATTGATGTTACAATAAGCTAATATACTTCAAATGACATGATGCATTCGAACTGATTTTTGTGAAGTTCACATATAGGGATAAACATTAGGAATCGAAAGTCGTAGCAGCAGCTGCTGCTAAAAATTCCCGTAATATATTGAAATTTGATCTAGAGTTCATCCTTGAGGTTGGTTTTGGTAGGTCCGCCGGGATTACTGGAGGAATTTTTGATGGGATAAGAAGCTTCCATTGCTATACCACATAGTCCCTCTTTCGCTCGGATACCGCGCTGCATCCTAATATAACCTTTCTCTCCCCATTCAGCTCCCCATGAGTTCTTCACTATCCAGTATTTTGTTCCATCAAGAGTTGTTCCGTATCCCACAATTGCCACCCCATGATCTAGCTCCGTGCCACATCCTCCCGTGAATACTCCCTATTTACGAAAATTTCCTTTTATGATCATTTAGTTCATAAATCATAGGATAGTGATTTTACATTTAATGCATGAAGCATGTAAAATTCCCAGTTACCTCTGAGTAGAACTGGAAATCGGAACCTCCGGCATCTATGGCAACTGCTATTGGCTGATTCGCTGCTGCTTGCAGTAAAGCATCTTCATTGTTAGCTGGCACATTTTCATGTCCATCAATTGTCACTGCTGGAGAATTCGCCTGACACATGAAGAAGAGAAGAACATGAAACACCTGTCTTCAACTGTTTTAATGTGTCTTATCCGAACTTGGACTGCTGACAACATCGTTTACCTTTTTACTGTCACATGTTCCACCTTTTGCTGTGTAAGGATAGTTAGCTTCTGTGGTAATGCCACCCTTCTTCTTGATAAAAGCAAATGCTAATTCCATTAGTCCTCCATCGCACCCGGCATTTTGCTCATTGTCGCAATCAACAAGTTCTTGTTCCGACAAGGAAACCAAATGGTTTGTTTTGATATGGTTTATTCCCTCTACTGCCACCACGGTCGAAAATGCCCAGCAACTACCTGCAATATAAGCCAAAATATATGATTTGCAAGGCTATTCAAGTGAAAGACCTTCTAATATGCCTTGGTTGAAACTTCAGTGTGAACGAACAACTGACCCAAGGTCTAGACCTGAGTGATCTTGATTTGCCATGTCATGTGTTTGTTAGAAATTTGAAGTTTGAAAAACAGTCTAATGTTGGATATGAAGACATGAGAAAACCAGGACCTTTGAACTTGAGTATTTGTTGAGCAGATTGTTTTCTTGAGTAACTAAATCTATATGAAGTTTCCATATGTGATTGAACTGAAACTTAATTTGCCTCCTTTGGTTGCAATTTACCTATGCTATGCGAGTGAATGAACGGAGATTTGGTGTAATATGTGCCTAACAAGAAACCTTACCACATTGCCCTTGATCCTTGACTCCAGTGACAGACCCTATCTTCCTCCAATCAACAGAAGGTGGAACACTTTGTACATTCACGTACATAAAAGTTCCATTTCCTCTCTTACTTCCTTGCAGCATACGATGATGCTTGACCTTGGAGCCCGAATACACACTCCTGAATTCGTGGTTCGTCATGTCTGCAAACTTGTTTAGTTTCAACTTGTAGGGCTTATCCTTCTTGTTGAAATTGTGAACATAGTGAGTGTTTGCCTTAAAGACATTGAATCGTTTATTCTTTTCTTCAATGCTTCTCGACACAGTGTGGTGGCTCCTCCAACGTTCATACAAGTCCCACAAACCGTCTTCGCTCTCTAAATCTCTCTCGTGGAAATCAAAGCTCTCCCCGAGATGGAGCACCAGAGCAAAAGAGAGAATCACCAAGACAAATATCTTCATATTTGCGTTTGATCAAATAACACTTGATCTGAAGATGTAGACTTTAGGAAACTTAAGCGACCCTTTTATAGAAGAGATGTGAAATCACAAGGGATGGAAACCCAAGACTCCTTATGGCAAAAATTATTAAGAAAGAATCATGGAGGTAATTATAGGATAATGTATGAGAAATATAAATAAGCAATTCCGTGTAGATATAAACTTGCGTACGCTATGCTTCTTATAAATTATAATGGGCTTCCGTTTCCACACATGCCCAAATTCTGACCAACGTAGAGTATTCATTTGCTACACTTGATATGATGAGTAGGTCTTTATACGTACGTCAAAAGAGTCGAGTTGACATATAGTTACAAtgaaaaagtaataatttttcttGGGTCAAATGTAGTCGGAGATCCATCTCACGAAATTGACCTAGAAAATCGTCTCGTATGAATTTTTGTACGATTGCACAAGATTTGCAATGAGAAGTTTGAAGTGGTGTGAAAATGAGAAAGAAATAATCGGAGGATTCTGtttctgttgtggcaaagaatgGGGGATGGGTTTCCATGCAAAACACGCCACTGTGTTGATGCAAGCATTAGTTATGTCGTTGGAGACTGAATCAAGCATGGTTTCTTGCAAGTAGGAACACAGATTCTCTGCACAACTCTTTATTGCTAATAAATAAGTGGGAAAATATagggaattaaaaaaaaagttgtgGGTTTTATTTCTCATCAATCCCTGCGTCTTTCTGGATGTTTATTAGCTGGTTAAATAGATATTTCGAAATAATATATGCTACATCGAAAAATTTAGTATCTAAGTGATAAAAACTACTATTGAAATATATTCGATTCTCGTACCAAAAATGGTGTGGGACTCGTtcatattatgatatatatgctAGGTTAGAAATATCTCGATCTCGCGGTATGGCGTGGTAAATACCAAAAGTTTGCTTTTGGTAGTCTGACCTTGATTGATTAGGTTAAAGGGTGCACACAAGAACTCCATATATAGAGGTCTCTCTTGTTGGAGTTGCTAAATATGATGATAATTGCAGTAATCGTATATATGAGGGTTATATGATGATAAGTTTAAGAATaagatttgtttatttttttgccTATTtggaaaataaataattaatcgaCTATAACAACACTCGGACGACACTAATGAAACCAAAACATTATTTTGATGAAACCCTTGATAATTAATAATGTATATAATATTATCCTAGAAAATGCATGATTTCTTCAAGAAAAAATTCTAACAAATgggaatataatataatataattcaaTCTGTTTGAATTGAAACTTATGTTGAGTCACGACTCCTGTAATTGGGTAACAATATTTGGGATCGAGAgtaaaatatatttcaaatttcagtTCGACTTATCATTTTATAATGTTATGTCAGTGCATCgatgaaaattattaaaagtggAAAATATTACAGATTAATTATAATAAGAACAATTAATATACTAAGAACGATCATTGACCGACTGAGGATgtgataaaaatgaaaaataagctGCGcgaccaaaaataattaaaaatgatttttaaatttagtcATGACTCGTGAGTACTTTTGAAAAAGAATGAAAAGGAAATAAGTGTCTGGGGAGTTTTGAGTTATTGGATTTGTTTTAATCTAAAAATGATGAAATCAACATTTTTAGAAAAAGCTTTTTAACAATAAGTTTATGCTTATGTGAccaacttaaatttttttttaaaacatgcgACGAACTTAATTAGTTAAAAGAAAGTATAAATTTGCCGCTAAgggggtgtccaagttggtaGAGTAGATGAACTCTTGGCCAaaggtcaggagttcgattcccACTACCAACACCTTTTTGGACTAGTCTGTCACACAGGGCTTGCCTAGTGTAGGCTTGCCTAGTGTGATTTACTGGCTAACATAGTTTGCAGACTATTACATTAGTTCGAGGGTTTATCCAGTGCATACCAAATATAGCGGCTGCAGGTTCTcacatcacaaaaaaaaaagtataaatTTGGGATAAGAACAAATAATGCTTTCTGAATGAACCTTTTTTTCTTGGCTCTAAAATGCTGGCCAACGTCAACATGATATGATTGATATCACTTTTAAAATCAAGAAATCTCATTAcgtcatttatttatttaaaacatGTTATATGTGTACATATAGTTAATAAGTGCAATTTATACATTTAATTTACATATGATTTGATTTGACTTTTGTGATATATCGAGCGGATTTTATgcgtatttttttgtttttttttttgtgatatgCGAGGAATTGAGTTAAAGTACCAAGAAGAGGCGAAAGAAGGAATTACATAGCAACAaactttcaaaatttatttgagATGCTAGAAAGATCCAAATTCGATATTCACCGTTCATAATgcagtttaaaatttttaaagttgttgtcaaaattttagctcgatccaacggttagaactcaagatatgatttttttaagaattCCGCACAAGAAAGAACAATGCAGAGCGCTCCCGCGCCCGCAAACCGGTGCACCACCCGCGCCCTGGAGCTTGTAATTTTCCGAAGAATTGTGATGCCGATCAGTGCCCCTGCGTCCGAGGACAGCGCAGATGCGCCCTGGAGGAAAAAATTATAGCGCACCCATGCCCTGCGtgtttatatttttggaaacttttatTTCTCGGATTTTAAAAGGATTGTTTGGCTTATTTGAAAGGGAATGAAGGGTTTGCATCAGTTTTTGAAGGCTAAAGACGGCTAGAGACCAAGGAGAAGGGAGAAGAAACATTCTTGGCACGAAGACGGACGAAGCGACTTTCGGAGACGGAGAAGCATCATCCACCTtcgtttttatttcattctttctcctaaattttttattgatgatCAAGAACatctttgtttgatttttatcttcATTATGAATTAATTTCTTTTTCTAGAAGGACGACGCAGCTTGACTTAAGACCGtgcttttgatattttgattgatatattagaattcttcattcagtttatttgtgttttcctgtaTTGATTGCGTTCAATTAACTGGTCACtagttgaattgttatatttatttgaaatctagcactcgagagaggcaattttgaataggaccacaAAAAAATATATCGTTGGTGTTTATAGATTTCGAGAAGCCTATAACTTCATTGAAGCCATTGTAAAAATTATTGCGCTGTTTACTGAATTTGATATCTAAACTTTGATTGAAATATTAAGTTTGATATTAGATACGAATTTTTACTTGTCACTTGACAAAGGGAGTTGAAAATATTGATAATTCTTGGTtagtaaactagaagaatttatgaaaTAGATTTCTTGAGGAATTAAACTGGTGGATAGTCAAGTGAAATCGAACCTCTAGAATTTGTCTCTCATTGAATTTTCGTCTTGCGAACTCATCGTTAATGAATTTTAATCattgtaatttttatttacttttcaAACCATtatcgtagctctacataggattaagattttattaattgtaaatatttaatataatattattatttcattctctgtgggatcgacatgggcttaattaatcctatattataactttacatcgtacgcttgcgagcgaaaaacacgcaacaacaGTTTTGTGCGGGGGATCCACGTGCACCTGTGTCCAAAACAACTCGATTGCCTTGAAATTTTCACGATAGGCTCgtctcaaaattaaaaatccaacgatatatcatatgatacaaaATTCAATCTCAGTGATCGAAAATGTGAATATGACCGAAAATTGTATATTTCACCTAATTTCTGGCAATCTTCATATTTCCGAACaccgagattgaaatttgtatcatatgatatatcgttgaatttttattttcgaAACGACCCTACCGGGAAAATTTAAAGGCAATCAGAGTTATTTTGAGCACGGGAGCACGTGGATCccccgcaccctagggtgcatgAGATCAAaactgtgtgtgtgtgtgtatgtgtgtgtgtgtatatatatatatatacatacaaaaaTGATCCCCTGTACCATAGGGTGCAGGAAATTTGTGAGCGACCAATAAAACtcggtaccgggttttagtggtcgctcaCAGATTCTCTGCACCCTAGAGTGCAAGAGAACAAAATTATAGAGGAGTTTTCAACTGGCCAAAAATTTCTGCCCACCTCGTCCCCgatcactaaaacccggtacagggttttagttattttttttaattttcacaTCACTAAAACACGGTACCGGGTTTTAATGGTTGGGGATGAGTTGGGCATCATTgattgggcagctgaaaatttctatatatatatatatatattaatttcttaaaCCCAATTATTTTATAAAGAAATCATCCATGCCAATTATTAAATAACAATACTATCCTCTCGTTGAACAAATTAATTTTCAAGTTATCATAAAACCTCTATCCTACACAACAAATTACATATATAATTAACATATTTACTAAATAttcaagaaaattaaaatactcaattcctcaaaaaaaacataaaaaattaaaatactcaaacattatttatagaattataaatgttttgatattatttcattattatttatacatataaatatataaaaatacacaCACACGCACACTATATTATTAGGTGACTTGAACAAACTAATTTTGATATTAGAGTATAATTTTTGAAATGTATAGCTGATAAAAATGGTGCAAATTAAATCTTTTTAACTGCACAACAGCCCAAGTGCCATGGTTTGATCGCTCTATTTAGCAGAGACAATTATTGAACCTCAATAATCTCTCTCTCAAAAATTGCACTCCTTGCAATCAATGAAAATCGAAATCATGACAttgactctgataccaattgtaggaccgagcgcttgtcgttttaccaaaaattatagctggtggtaattatgcaactcaaatatttttaaccGTACAACAGTCCAAGTACCATGATTCGATTGCTCTATCCAGCAGAGACCATTCTCATTCGAAATGAGAATGACCATTCTCATTCGAAATGAGAATGGAATAGTTATTTCAATGGGAATGAGCATTCTCATTATAAGGAAAACCAAACATGTATATAAGGAATGGTATGAGAATCATTTCATTCTCATCACATTCTCTCATACCAAATATGTCCTTAAAATAGTATCCTGAGGGTAGCGTCTCATTATCGACTTGGTCTGTCGGACCAACCCGATCCCACCACCGAAAAAGGGTGGGTTGGGTTTTGATATTGGCAGCCTATTTGAAGGTCGGGCCGAAATAGATTGATCTTTTTGGGCCGTGGGTCAAGGCACCATTTTTTTATACaatgttttaaaattatattattattattattattattatttataatagtTTGTGCATGATTTCTAAGTTtggaaataatttaattattttaaatgatttatatataatttatagtttttaaaatatttatatgatttataatAGTTTGTGTATAACTAATAATTCATTCTCTCTGATCCCCGAAAACGAATAAAGCATTTTCAAATAGCAGCTCTACTAGCGGATAGTAAAACTTTTGTTAATATCTGTCAAGACTAAaggtatttttttttcttttatcacTTACGTGAATTCGTCGCTCGGTAACTCTCGGAGCGGATATGAGAGTTTGTATGTTAGTTAATAGGTTCAGCCAATAGGGTATGGTTTATAGAAGAAACGACCTACTATAGTTGGATTTTTACAATTTACCACTGAAAAGTAATTTATTTAAAAGGTAAAGTGAGGAAACTTTCACATTTGGAGATAGTTTATCGAAAAATTAGGATTAAATTCTCGAACCTACTTTCAATTGAGGTTCAGTCCACATGTCAGACTTCTACGTGAGTCAATCCCCAGTCCTTCTATTCTTAGTTAGAACTCTTTATTGATgtcaataatatcatatcacCCTTGGTATTATTTAAATTCACAATAATACCCTTATGTATAAATCCAAATCTTGAGTTCAATGAGCAAAGTATACTATATGAATGAGTGAATCACTTAAATTTGTCCcaagaaagttttttttttctttttttctttttcacgtAATGGAATGGTCATGAAAAGCTTCAAAGCTTTGATTGAGTTATAAAGCGCAATATTTTGGAATAATTAGACACGTGGGTATTATTCATAATATCTACCTATGTGAATATAGGAGATGGTACCACTTGCTTAAATacataatattcatgaaaatctAGGGTGGTAAGACACAAGGCCGATCCACGTGTCGCCGATGTGGATGTCAAGGATAAGAAAATTCTATCTGTATGATCACTCCGGCTAATCATATAAGATCGTTGGTTCAAAGTTGGTTTATCAGTCACCTGTTAGCATTTGAGAGGTCTTCACTGTGTAAATGTTTGAATCTGTTGGATACCTTTATTTATGAATAATACTTGTAACTTGATAAtcgaaaaattctttaaaatatatttttatgaaaatggtggAGTATTGTTGGTGATTTCCATAAAAATTAAAGATCTCAATTTGAAAATGATAGATAATTTCTGAAGGAACCTGAAGGAACCAATGAACCAAAGTGGGAGGAACCAGGAAATTGGTGCACCATGACGTGAACAGTTATGTCTGTTGATGGAGTTCTTTTGGATCTGAAACAAACAAAGACGTCTCTTCATGACATTCCTTCGTGGTTTGATGGTTTTTTATGATTCAAACAAATGTGTATCATCAGAAAGACATGTCCCATCAGAAAGAAAAATGCAAACATTAAATATACTGAATCAATCATCATTTCCACAACATAACACAAATTTCTGAGTATGAGAAAATTTTGCATACTCGTTCCTCATCTTTTCaacataaattattttcatcaaaatacTTGTTGTTTAGATATTGTTATACTGCAAGAACAATATACATGCATTCTGTAGCGTTCGAAAATTCGTCACGTAAACctgcatgcataactaggggatttaatggttctaaaataatttaaaaagcgTTAAATGACTTTTATGTGCTATTATGTGAATTGTATGATTTATTTGCATCCTTTAATTGTTATTACGACATTTAACCCGATAttatagaatttatgaattTCTTTGATAAAGGTTGTTTtgcg
Proteins encoded:
- the LOC140879561 gene encoding vignain-like is translated as MKIFVLVILSFALVLHLGESFDFHERDLESEDGLWDLYERWRSHHTVSRSIEEKNKRFNVFKANTHYVHNFNKKDKPYKLKLNKFADMTNHEFRSVYSGSKVKHHRMLQGSKRGNGTFMYVNVQSVPPSVDWRKIGSVTGVKDQGQCGSCWAFSTVVAVEGINHIKTNHLVSLSEQELVDCDNEQNAGCDGGLMELAFAFIKKKGGITTEANYPYTAKGGTCDSKKANSPAVTIDGHENVPANNEDALLQAAANQPIAVAIDAGGSDFQFYSEGVFTGGCGTELDHGVAIVGYGTTLDGTKYWIVKNSWGAEWGEKGYIRMQRGIRAKEGLCGIAMEASYPIKNSSSNPGGPTKTNLKDEL